A section of the Marmota flaviventris isolate mMarFla1 chromosome 19, mMarFla1.hap1, whole genome shotgun sequence genome encodes:
- the Srrm2 gene encoding serine/arginine repetitive matrix protein 2 isoform X6: MLLEKDVNPGGKEETPGQRPAVTETHQLAELNEKKNERLRAAFGISDSYVDGSSFDPQRRAREAKQPAPEPPKPYSLVRESSSSRSPTPKQKKKKKKKDRGRRSESSSPRRERKKSSKKKKHRSESESKKRKHRSPTPKSKRKSKDKKRKRSRSTTPAPKSRRAHRSTSADSASSSDTSRSRSRSAAAKIHTTALTGRSPSPAPGRRGEGDAPSSEPGTTNIQRPSSPETSTKQPSSPYEDKDKKEKPAVRPSPSPERSSTGPEPPVPTPLLAEQHGGSPQPLATTSLSQEPVNPPSEASPTRGPSPPKSPEKPPQSSSSESCPPSPQPTKVSRHASSSPESPKPTPAPGARREISSSPTSKNRSHGRAKRDKSHSHTPSHRMGRSRSPATAKRGRSRSRTPTKRGHSRSRSPQWRRSRSAQRWGRSRSPQRRGRSRSPQRPGWSRSRNTQRRGRSRSTRRGRSHSRSPATRGRSRSRTPARRGRSRSRTPARRRSRSRTPARRRSRSRTPARRGRSRSRTPARRRSRTRSPVRRRSRSRSPARRSGRSRSRTPARRGRSRSRTPARRSGRSRSRTPARRSGRSRSRTPARRGRSRSRTPARRRSRSRSLVRRGRSHSRTPQRRGRSGSSSERKNKSRTSQRRSRSNSSPEMKKSHISSRRSRSLSSPRSKAKSRLSLRRSLSGSSPCPKQKSQTPPRRSRSGSSQPKAKSRTPRRSRSGSSPPKQKSKTPSRQSHSSSSPHPKVKSGTPPRQGSITSPQTIEQSATPQRRSHSESSPDPEVKSRTPSRHSCSRSSPPQVKSSTPPRQTPSRSLSPQPKVKAMSPGQRSHSGSSSPSPSRMTSRTPPRQSRSVSPCTKVESRLLPRESHSRSSSPDTKVKPETPPRQSHSGSMSPYPKVKPQTPPGQSQSGSKSPCPQEKSIEIQAQSCSGSFSLCPGVPSNTPPGESYFGSSSLQHKGQSQTSPDPRSDTSSPEMRQSHLESSPLQSKSQTFPKSGGSRSSSPVTELASPTRQDGGELSSPRLKSGMSPEQSRPQSDSCPYLALDSKSLLGQSRLESSESKEKMVLPLQEDVAALSPRPRDKFSTPVQDRTESSPVLKDAPRTPSRERSVNESSPDRKDQNNTLPKSNQDEELMEVIEKFEQPSNQVLPHLSPEQKQMAVSNFESSPEVEEGLALDQSQSQMALEEVPAVASCWGAPHFSPEHKELSHSPPRENNFGSPLEFRNSGTATEMNTGFSPEVKEDLNGPFLNQLETDPSLDMKEQSTRSSRRSSSELSPDVVEKAGMSSNQSVSSPVLDAVPRTPSRERSSSASSPELKDGLPRTPSRRSRSGSSPGLRDGSRTPSRHSLSGSSPGMKDIPRTPSRGRSECDSSPEPKALPQTPRPRSRSPSSPELNNKCLTPQRERSGSESSVEQKTVARTPLGQRSPSGSSQELDGKPSASPQERSESDSSPDSKAKTRTPLRQRSHSGSSPDIDSKSRASPRRSRSGSSPEVKDKPRAAPRTQSGSDSSPEPKVPAPRVLPRRSRSGSSSKGRGPSAEGSSSSESSPEHPPKSRTARRGSRSSPEPKTKSRTPPRRRSSRSSPELTRKARLSRRSRSASSSPETRSRTPPRRRRSPSVSSPEPAEKSRSSRRRRSASSPRTKTTSRRGRSPSPKPRGLQRSRSRSRREKTRTTRRRDRSGSSQSTSRRRQRSRSRSRVTRRRRGGSGYHSRSPARQESSRTSSRRRRGRSRTPPTSRKRSRSRTSPAPWKRSRSRASPATHRRSRSRTPLLSRRRSRSRTSPVSRRRSRSRTSVTRRRSRSRASPVSRRRSRSRTPPVTRRRSRSRTPTTRRRSRSRTPPVTRRRSRSRTPPVTRRRSRSRTSPIARRRSRSRTSPVTRRRSRSRTSPVTRRRSRSRTSPVTRRRSRSRTPPAIRRRSRSRTPLLPRKRSRSRSPLAIRRRSRSRTPRATRGKRSLTRSPPAIRRRSASGSSSDRSRSATPPATRNHSGSRTPPVALNSSRMSCFSRPSMSPTPLDRCRSPGMLEPLGSARTPMSVLQQAGGSMMDGPGPRIPDHPRTSVPENHAQSRIALALTAISLGTARPPPSMSAAGLAARMSQVPAPVPLMSLRTAPAANLASRIPAASAAAMNLASARTPAIPTAVNLADSRAPAAAAAMNLASPRTAVAPSAVNLADPRTPTAPAVNLAGARTPAALAALSLSGSGTPPAAANYPSSSRTPQAPAPANLVGPRSAHATAPVNIASSRTPSALASASLTSARMAPALSGANLTSPRVPLSAYERVSGRASPPLLDRARSRTPPSAPSQSRMTSERAPSPASRMIQAPSQSLLPPAQDRPRSPVPSAFSDQSRSNAQTTSVAGSQSLSSGTVAKAMSSTGDHNGMLSGPTPGVPHPEGGEPPASTGAQQPSALATPQPAKERRSSSSSSSSSSSSSSSSSSSSSSSSSGSSSSDSEGSSLPAQPEVALKRVPSPTPAPKEAVREGRPQEPAPAKRKRRSSSSSSSSSSSSSSSSSSSSSSSSSSSSSSSSSSSSSSSSSSPSPAKPGPQALPKPASPKKPPPGERRSRSPRKPIDSLRDSRSLSYSPVERRRPSPQPSPRDQQSSNERVSRRGQRGDSHSPGHKRRRETPSPRPMRHRSSRSP, from the exons AAACCTGCAGTTCGACCTAGCCCCTCTCCGGAAAGGAGCAGCACAGGCCCTGAACCACCTGTTCCCACTCCGCTCCTTGCTGAGCAGCATGGCGGCTCCCCACAGCCCCTTGCAACAACCTCCTTAAGTCAGGAGCCAGTGAACCCCCCATCTGAGGCCTCCCCAACCCGAGGCCCTTCACCACCTAAGTCTCCTGAGAAACCACCTCAGTCTTCTTCCTCAGAGAGCTGCCCACCATCCCCACAGCCTACCAAAGTTTCTCGGCATGCCAGCTCTTCCCCTGAAAGTCCTAAACCCACACCAGCTCCTGGTGCCCGCCGAGAGATTTCTTCTTCCCCCACATCCAAGAATCGGTCACATGGCCGAGCAAAGCGGGATAAATCACACTCTCATACTCCTTCCCATAGGATGGGGAGATCACGCAGCCCTGCCACTGCTAAGAGGGGGAGATCACGGTCTCGAACCCCTACCAAAAGGGGTCATTCTCGTTCCCGGTCCCCTCAGTGGCGTAGGTCACGGTCTGCACAGAGGTGGGGAAGATCTAGAAGCCCCCAACGGCGTGGCCGTTCTAGGTCCCCTCAGCGACCAGGTTGGTCCAGGAGCAGAAATACTCAGCGAAGAGGCAGGTCTAGGTCAACAAGGCGAGGCAGATCACACTCTAGATCCCCAGCCACCAGGGGCAGATCACGTTCTAGAACACCAGCTCGGCGGGGTAGGTCCCGCTCTAGAACACCTGCCAGGCGGAGATCACGATCTAGAACACCCGCCAGGCGCAGGTCCAGGTCAAGAACACCAGCCCGCAGGGGCAGGTCTCGGTCAAGAACACCTGCTAGACGCAGGTCTAGGACCCGATCACCAGTACGAAGGAGATCTCGCAGTAGATCTCCAGCCAGGAGAAGTGGTCGGTCACGTTCTAGAACCCCAGCTAGACGGGGCCGATCGCGTTCTAGAACCCCAGCTAGACGTAGTGGCCGGTCACGTTCTAGAACCCCAGCTAGACGTAGTGGCCGATCACGCTCTAGAACCCCAGCTAGGAGAGGGAGGTCTCGGTCTAGAACCCCAGCAAGACGAAGATCCCGCAGTAGAAGTCTAGTTAGGCGAGGAAGATCTCACTCTAGGACACCACAAAGAAGAGGCAGGTCTGGTTCGTCATCAGAGCGGAAGAACAAATCCAGAACATCTCAGAGGAGGAGCAGGTCCAACTCAAGTCCAGAAATGAAAAAATCTCACATTTCCTCAAGGCGGAGCAGGTCTCTCTCTTCACCAAGATCTAAGGCAAAATCTCGCTTGTCTTTGAGACGCAGTCTTTCTGGGTCCTCTCCGTGCCCTAAACAAAAGTCACAGACACCACCCAGGCGCAGTCGCTCTGGATCATCACAACCTAAAGCAAAATCTAGAACACCAAGGCGGAGTCGTTCTGGTTCTTCACCACCTAAACAGAAATCTAAAACACCATCAAGACAAAGCCATTCCAGTTCATCTCCTCACCCAAAAGTGAAATCTGGAACACCACCAAGACAAGGTTCCATCACAAGTCCCCAGACCATCGAACAATCTGCAACACCACAAAGACGGAGCCATTCTGAATCATCACCTGATCCCGAGGTAAAATCTAGAACTCCTTCGAGGCACAGCTGTTCTAGGTCCTCTCCTCCTCAAGTGAAGTCTAGTACACCTCCAAGACAGACCCCATCTAGGTCATTGTCTCCACAGCCCAAAGTGAAGGCAATGTCACCAGGACAAAGAAGCCATTCTGGCTCCTCTTCTCCAAGTCCTAGTAGGATGACTTCTAGAACACCTCCAAGGCAAAGCAGATCAGTGTCTCCTTGCACCAAGGTGGAATCTAGATTGTTGCCAAGAGAGAGCCATTCTAGATCCTCCTCACCAGATaccaaagtgaaacctgaaacaCCACCAAGACAAAGTCACTCAGGGTCTATGTCACCATACCCTAAAGTAAAGCCTCAAACACCACCAGGGCAAAGTCAGTCTGGGTCAAAATCACCATGTCCCCAAGAGAAGTCTATAGAAATTCAAGCACAGAGTTGCTCTGGATCATTTTCACTCTGTCCAGGAGTACCGTCTAACACACCACCCGGAGAAAGCTACTTTGGCTCCTCATCTCTGCAACATAAAGGACAATCTCAAACTTCACCAGACCCCAGATCTGATACTTCAAGTCCAGAAATGAGACAGAGTCACTTGGAGTCTTCACCTCTGCAGAGCAAATCTCAAACATTTCCAAAGAGTGGTGGGTCCAGGTCCTCATCTCCAGTCACTGAGCTGGCATCTCCAACAAGACAAGATGGAGGTGAATTATCAAGTCCTAGGCTGAAATCAGGAATGTCTCCTGAGCAGAGCAGGCCCCAGTCTGACTCTTGTCCATATCTTGCATTGGACTCAAAATCTCTTCTGGGACAGAGCAGATTGGAGTCTTCtgaatcaaaagagaaaatggtCTTACCCCTTCAGGAAGATGTTGCTGCGTTATCTCCTAGGCCAAGAGACAAATTTAGTACACCTGTACAGGATAGGACTGAATCCTCACCAGTACTAAAAGATGCACCTAGAACCCCATCAAGGGAAAGAAGTGTCAATGAATCATCTCCAGATAGAAAAGACCAAAATAATACATTACCTAAGTCAAACCAAGATGAGGAATTAATGGAGGTGATAGAGAAATTTGAACAACCTTCAAACCAAGTGCTGCCTCATTTGTCtccagaacaaaaacaaatggcTGTAAGTAATTTTGAATCATCTCCTGAAGTAGAAGAAGGGCTAGCTCTTGACCAAAGCCAGTCACAAATGGCTTTGGAAGAAGTTCCTGCAGTGGCCTCCTGTTGGGGAGCGCCACATTTTTCTCCAGAGCATAAAGAACTATCTCACTCTCCTCCCAGGGAGAATAACTTTGGATCACCTTTAGAATTTAGAAACTCAGGCACTGCTACAGAAATGAATACTGGATTTTCTCCTGAGGTTAAAGAAGATTTGAATGGACCTTTCCTTAATCAGCTGGAGACAGACCCATCTCTAGACATGAAAGAACAGTCAACAAGATCCTCCAGACGTAGCAGTTCTGAGTTATCCCCAGATGTGGTGGAAAAGGCAGGAATGTCTTCAAATCAGAGTGTATCTTCACCTGTACTTGATGCTGTACCCAGAACGCCCTCAAGAGAGAGAAGTAGTTCTGCATCTTCTCCTGAACTGAAAGATGGTTTACCCAGAACTCCATCAAGGAGAAGTCGGTCTGGGTCTTCTCCAGGACTTAGAGATGGTTCCAGGACTCCCTCTAGGCATAGCCTGTCTGGGTCCTCTCCTGGAATGAAAGATATACCTAGAACCCCATCTAGGGGGCGGAGTGAATGTGATTCTTCCCCAGAACCAAAAGCATTGCCTCAGACTCCTAGGCCAAGAAGTCGTTCTCCATCATCCCCAGAGCTCAACAACAAGTGTCTTACCCCTCAGAGAGAAAGAAGTGGATCAGAATCATCAGTTGAGCAGAAAACTGTGGCTAGGACCCCCCTTGGGCAGAGAAGTCCATCTGGATCTTCTCAAGAGCTTGACGGGAAACCCAGTGCATCTCCTCAGGAGAGAAGTGAGTCAGATTCTTCTCCAGATTCTAAAGCCAAGACACGAACCCCACTTAGGCAGAGGAGTCACTCTGGATCCTCTCCAGATATTGACAGCAAATCCCGAGCTTCTCCTCGGCGCAGTAGGTCTGGCTCATCTCCTGAAGTGAAAGATAAGCCAAGAGCAGCACCTCGGACCCAGAGTGGTTCTGATTCTTCTCCTGAACCCAAAGTACCTGCCCCTCGGGTCCTTCCTAGAAGAAGCAGATCAGGCTCATCAAGCAAAGGCAGAGGACCTTCTGCTGAAGGAAGCAGCAGTTCTGAGTCCTCACCCGAACACCCACCCAAGTCCAGAACTGCTCGAAGAGGTTCCAGGTCTTCACCAGAGCCAAAGACAAAGTCTCGCACACCACCTCGACGTCGCAGCTCTCGGTCATCTCCTGAGCTAACCAGGAAGGCCAGACTCTCCCGTAGGAGCCGCTCTGCCTCTTCTTCACCAGAAACTCGTTCCAGAACTCCTCCAAGACGCAGAAGAAGTCCCTCAGTGTCTTCCCCTGAGCCAGCTGAAAAGTCAAGGTCTTCACGTCGGCGGCGTTCAGCTTCATCTCCACGCACTAAGACAACTTCAAGAAGAGGCCGTTCCCCTTCACCAAAGCCTCGTGGACTCCAGAGGTCCCGTTCCCGCTCACGTAGGGAGAAAACCAGAACAACCCGACGTCGAGATAGGTCTGGATCGTCTCAGTCAACTTCGCGAAGAAGACAGCGGAGCCGGTCCAGGTCTCGGGTCACTCGCAGGCGGAGGGGAGGCTCTGGTTACCATTCCAGATCACCTGCCCGGCAGGAGAGTTCCCGAACTTCCTCTCGACGTCGAAGAGGCCGCTCTCGAACACCCCCAACCAGTCGCAAGCGTTCTCGCTCAcgcacatctccagccccatggAAACGTTCTAGATCTCGAGCCTCTCCAGCAACTCACCGGCGATCCAGGTCTAGAACACCGTTGCTCAGCCGACGTAGATCCAGGTCTCGGACCTCCCCTGTGAGTCGGAGACGGTCCAGGTCCAGAACATCAGTGACTCGACGAAGATCTCGGTCAAGGGCATCCCCAGTGAGTCGAAGACGGTCCAGGTCCAGAACACCACCTGTAACCCGTCGTCGTTCAAGGTCCAGAACACCAACAACACGCCGGCGCTCCCGTTCTAGAACTCCACCAGTGACTCGCAGAAGGTCTAGGTCTAGGACCCCACCAGTAACCAGGAGGCGATCTAGAAGCAGAACTTCACCTATTGCTCGCAGAAGGTCAAGATCCAGAACATCCCCAGTCACTCGAAGGCGATCTCGATCACGTACATCTCCAGTCACTCGGAGGAGGTCCCGATCTCGAACCTCCCCAGTCACTCGTCGCCGTTCAAGGTCCCGAACACCTCCAGCTATTCGACGCCGCTCTAGGTCTCGAACACCATTGTTGCCACGCAAACGTTCTCGAAGCCGCTCGCCACTTGCTATTCGCCGCAGATCTAGGTCCCGTACACCCCGAGCAACTCGGGGTAAACGGTCTTTAACAAGATCTCCTCCGGCTATTCGCAGGCGTTCTGCATCTGGAAGTAGTTCTGATCGTTCACGTTCTGCTACTCCTCCAGCAACAAGGAATCATTCTGGTTCTCGAACACCTCCAGTGGCACTCAATAGCTCCAGAATGAGCTGTTTCAGTCGTCCTAGCATGTCACCAACTCCTCTTGACCGATGTAGATCACCTGGAATGCTTGAACCCCTTGGCAGTGCTAGAACACCCATGTCTGTCCTGCAACAAGCTGGTGGCTCCATGATGGATGGCCCAGGTCCCAGAATACCTGATCATCCAAGAACATCTGTGCCAGAAAATCATGCTCAGTCTAGAATTGCGCTTGCCTTGACAGCTATCAGCCTTGGCACTGCCCGGCCTCCTCCATCCATGTCTGCTGCTGGTCTTGCTGCAAGAATGTCCCAGGTGCCAGCTCCGGTACCTCTCATGAGTCTCAGAACGGCCCCAGCTGCCAATCTTGCTAGCAGGATTCCTGCAGCCTCTGCAGCAGCCATGAACCTGGCCAGTGCCCGGACGCCTGCTATCCCAACAGCAGTGAACCTGGCAGACTCACGAGCACCAGCGGCAGCAGCAGCCATGAACTTGGCCAGCCCCAGAACTGCAGTGGCACCTTCAGCCGTGAATCTTGCTGACCCTCGGACCCCCACAGCTCCAGCTGTGAACCTAGCAGGAGCCAGAACCCCTGCTGCCTTGGCAGCTTTGAGTCTTTCAGGATCTGGCACGCCTCCAGCTGCTGCAAATTATCCCTCTAGTTCCAGAACaccccaggctccagcccctgcAAACCTCGTGGGTCCACGATCTGCACATGCCACAGCTCCTGTGAATATTGCCAGTTCTAGAACCCCTTCAGCCTTGGCCTCTGCAAGTCTCACCAGTGCTAGGATGGCCCCAGCATTGTCTGGTGCAAACCTTACCAGCCCCAGGGTGCCCCTTTCTGCTTATGAGCGTGTTAGTGGCAGAGCTTCACCCCCGCTTCTTGACCGAGCCAGGTCTAGAACACCACCATCAGCCCCAAGCCAGTCTAGAATGACCTCTGAGCGggctccctcccctgcctccagAATGATCCAGGCTCCTTCACAGTCTCTTCTCCCTCCAGCGCAGGATCGACCTAGGTCTCCTGTGCCATCTGCTTTTTCAGACCAATCCCGTTCAAATGCCCAGACCACTTCTGTAGCAGGGTCTCAGTCCCTTTCCTCTGGGACGGTGGCAAAGGCCATGTCCTCCACTGGTGACCACAATGGCATGCTTTCTGGCCCTACTCCTGGGGTGCCTCACCCGGAGGGTGGGGAGCCACCTGCCTCTACTGGGGCCCAGCAGCCTTCTGCGTTGGCCACCCCGCAACCAGCAAAGGAGCGGCGgagttcctcctcctcctccagctcctccagctcctcttcatcatcatcatcgtcgtCTTCATCATCTTCCTCCTCTGGCTCCAGTTCTAGCGACTCAGAAGGCTCTAGCCTTCCAGCTCAGCCTGAGGTGGCACTGAAGAG GGTCCCCAGCCCCACTCCAGCACCAAAGGAGGCTGTTCGAGAGGGACGTCCCCAGGAGCCAGCCCCAGCCAAACGGAAGAGGCGCTCTAGCAGCTCTAGTTccagctcctcctcttcctcttcctcctcttcctcctcttcctcctcctcttcctcttcttcctcctcttcctcctcttcctcctcctcctcttcctcttcttcctcttccccttcccctgctAAGCCAGGCCCTCAGGCCTTGCCCAAACCTGCAAGCCCCAAGAAGCCACCCCCTGGCGAGCGGAG GTCCCGCAGCCCCCGGAAGCCTATAGATTCCCTTCGGGACTCGAGGTCCCTCAGCTACTCACCTGTGGAGCGACGCCGTCCCTCACCTCAGCCCTCACCACGGGACCAGCAGAG CAGCAATGAGCGGGTTTCCCGGAGAGGCCAGCGTGGGGACAGCCATTCTCCGGGCCACAAGCGCAGGAGGGAAACTCCTAGCCCCCGTCCCATGCGACACCGCTCCTCCAG GTCTCCTTAA